The following are encoded together in the Tripterygium wilfordii isolate XIE 37 chromosome 18, ASM1340144v1, whole genome shotgun sequence genome:
- the LOC119984012 gene encoding COP9 signalosome complex subunit 1-like, with protein MEGEDASEGPMMDEIYANGGDDANHKRPIISGEQLDVEAYAGLYVGRTKITRLLFISDHCGNPAMQLEALRMAYDEIKKGENTQLFREVVQKIDGRLGPNYGMDNAWCEMVDRRAEQRKGKLESELNAYRTNLIKESIRMGYNDFGEFYYAHGALGDAFKSYVRTRDYCTTSKHIIQMCLSAILVSIEMGQFTHVTSYVSKAEQTPEALDSVTAAKLRCAAGLSHLEAKKYKLAARKFLEVGPELGTSYNDVIAAQDVATYGGLCALASFDRMELKNKVIDNIGFRNFLELVPEVRELINDFYSSRYASCLDYLGNLKANLLLDIHLHDHVETLYDQIRNKALIQYTHPFVSVDLHMMADAFKTSVSGLVKELEALITDNQIQARIDSHNKILYARHADQRNATFQRVLQTGNEFDRDVRAMLLRANLIKHDYNSRSSSRKL; from the exons ATGGAAGGCGAGGACGCCTCCGAAGGCCCAATGATGGACGAGATCTACGCAAACGGCGGTGACGATGCGAATCACAAGAGACCGATAATAAGCGGCGAGCAGCTTGACGTCGAGGCTTATGCTGGGCTCTATGTTGGGAGAACAAAGATTACGCGGCTCTTGTTTATCTCAGACCACTGTGGGAACCCCGCGATGCAACTGGAGGCCCTCCGCATGGCCTACGACGAGATCAAGAAGGGCGAGAACACGCAGCTCTTCCGGGAGGTCGTGCAGAAGATCGATGGTCGATTGGGTCCCAACTACGGGATGGATAACGCCTGGTGTGAGATGGTTGATCGCAGGGCTGAGCAAAGGAAAGGGAAGCTTGAGAGTGAACTCAACGCATATAGG ACAAACTTGATCAAAGAAAGCATAAGAATGGGGTACAATGATTTTGGAGAATTTTACTATGCTCATGGTGCCCTTGGGGATGCTTTTAAGAGTTATGTTCGTACTCGTGATTATTGCACTACTTCAAAACACATAATTCAAATGTGTTTGAGTGCAATCCTGGTCAGCATCGAAATGGGTCAGTTTACTCATGTGACAAGCTATGTTAGTAAAGCAGAACAAACACCAGAGGCTCTAGATTCTGTTACAGCGGCAAAACTACGCTGTGCTGCTGGATTGTCTCACCTGGAGGCAAAAAAGTACAAGCTTGCTGCACGTAAG TTTTTGGAAGTGGGTCCTGAGTTGGGAACTTCTTACAATGATGTGATTGCAGCACAAGATGTTGCAACATATGGAGGACTTTGTGCTCTGGCAAGTTTTGACCGTATGGAATTGAAG AACAAAGTAATAGACAATATTGGCTTCCGGAATTTCTTGGAGTTGGTACCTGAAGTGAGAGAGCTCATTAATGATTTCTACTCGAG CCGTTATGCATCATGTCTGGATTACCTTGGAAATCTTAAAGCAAACTTGTTATTGGATATCCATCTGCATGACCATGTTGAGACCTTGTATGATCAAATTCGTAACAAAGCCCTCATCCAGTACACTCATCCATTTGTATCCGTAGATTTGCATATGATGGCTGATGCCTTCAAAACAAGTGTCAGTGGGCTAGTGAAAGAACTTGAGGCATTGATTACAGACAACCAAATACAG GCACGAATTGACTCGCACAACAAAATTCTATATGCACGACATGCTGATCAAAGGAATGCAACATTCCAACGGGTTCTACAGACTGGGAATGAATTTGACCGTGATGTACGAGCTATGCTGCTGCGAGCGAATCTTATCAAGCATGACTACAATAGTAGGTCTTCTAGTAGGAAGCTCTGA
- the LOC119984695 gene encoding uncharacterized protein LOC119984695 isoform X1: MLVGKNSIQETYYDILHVKEDASYKEIRVSYRSAILNFHPDKLVKTNEMVNPSEESGDRFLKVQKAWEILSNSMSRALYDNELQGSRAEIGVAEDVGIYDMMVEDNGDTLVLCYQCQCVAVLARKRMGSGEGRPHWSVYDGVKVIPSTPEALMAAMNTAIANLEYSRATALLESKSSSQSKIKRSDVSVGRVAAQYDARLADEAYKAGCAALAAGKLDEALQSLNVSLSKCPPNKTSAVAKLQSLISLTSQQLQKSSK; this comes from the exons ATGCTTGTTGGAAAAAATTCCATCCAGGAAACCTATTATGATATTCTTCATGTAAAAGAAGATGCAAGTTACAAAGAAATACGCGTAAGTTATCGAAGTGCCATCCTTAATTTTCATCCTGACAAACTAGTAAAGACCAATGAGATGGTTAATCCAAGTGAGGAATCAGGAGATAGATTTTTGAAGGTACAGAAGGCATGGGAAATCCTAAGTAATTCGATGTCACGTGCACTTTATGATAATGAGCTGCAGGGCTCGAGAGCGGAAATTGGAGTAGCAGAAGATGTAGGCATATATGATATGATGGTTGAAGATAATGGAGATACCTTGGTGCTTTGTTACCAGTGCCAGTGTG TAGCAGTCTTAGCCAGAAAGAGAATGGGTTCTGGTGAAGGAAGGCCCCATTGGAGTGTCTATGATGGCGTGAAGGTTATCCCCTCAACGCCTGAAGCACTCATGGCAGCAATGAACACAGCCATTGCTAATCTGGAATATTCACGTGCTACTGCCCTCCTCGAGTCAAAATCTTCTTCCCAGTCAAAAATCAAGAGGTCTGATGTAAGTGTGGGCCGTGTGGCTGCTCAATATGATGCCAGATTGGCTGATGAGGCTTACAAGGCAGGATGTGCGGCGTTGGCTGCTGGCAAGCTTGATGAGGCTTTGCAATCTTTGAATGTCTCTCTCTCGAAATGCCCTCCCAACAAGACTTCAGCTGTTGCTAAGCTTCAGTCCCTTATTTCTCTCACATCTCAGCAACTGCAAAAATCCTCCAAGTGA
- the LOC119984695 gene encoding uncharacterized protein LOC119984695 isoform X4 — protein MLVGKNSIQETYYDILHVKEDASYKEIRGSRAEIGVAEDVGIYDMMVEDNGDTLVLCYQCQCAVLARKRMGSGEGRPHWSVYDGVKVIPSTPEALMAAMNTAIANLEYSRATALLESKSSSQSKIKRSDVSVGRVAAQYDARLADEAYKAGCAALAAGKLDEALQSLNVSLSKCPPNKTSAVAKLQSLISLTSQQLQKSSK, from the exons ATGCTTGTTGGAAAAAATTCCATCCAGGAAACCTATTATGATATTCTTCATGTAAAAGAAGATGCAAGTTACAAAGAAATACGC GGCTCGAGAGCGGAAATTGGAGTAGCAGAAGATGTAGGCATATATGATATGATGGTTGAAGATAATGGAGATACCTTGGTGCTTTGTTACCAGTGCCAGTGTG CAGTCTTAGCCAGAAAGAGAATGGGTTCTGGTGAAGGAAGGCCCCATTGGAGTGTCTATGATGGCGTGAAGGTTATCCCCTCAACGCCTGAAGCACTCATGGCAGCAATGAACACAGCCATTGCTAATCTGGAATATTCACGTGCTACTGCCCTCCTCGAGTCAAAATCTTCTTCCCAGTCAAAAATCAAGAGGTCTGATGTAAGTGTGGGCCGTGTGGCTGCTCAATATGATGCCAGATTGGCTGATGAGGCTTACAAGGCAGGATGTGCGGCGTTGGCTGCTGGCAAGCTTGATGAGGCTTTGCAATCTTTGAATGTCTCTCTCTCGAAATGCCCTCCCAACAAGACTTCAGCTGTTGCTAAGCTTCAGTCCCTTATTTCTCTCACATCTCAGCAACTGCAAAAATCCTCCAAGTGA
- the LOC119984695 gene encoding uncharacterized protein LOC119984695 isoform X2: protein MLVGKNSIQETYYDILHVKEDASYKEIRVSYRSAILNFHPDKLVKTNEMVNPSEESGDRFLKVQKAWEILSNSMSRALYDNELQGSRAEIGVAEDVGIYDMMVEDNGDTLVLCYQCQCAVLARKRMGSGEGRPHWSVYDGVKVIPSTPEALMAAMNTAIANLEYSRATALLESKSSSQSKIKRSDVSVGRVAAQYDARLADEAYKAGCAALAAGKLDEALQSLNVSLSKCPPNKTSAVAKLQSLISLTSQQLQKSSK from the exons ATGCTTGTTGGAAAAAATTCCATCCAGGAAACCTATTATGATATTCTTCATGTAAAAGAAGATGCAAGTTACAAAGAAATACGCGTAAGTTATCGAAGTGCCATCCTTAATTTTCATCCTGACAAACTAGTAAAGACCAATGAGATGGTTAATCCAAGTGAGGAATCAGGAGATAGATTTTTGAAGGTACAGAAGGCATGGGAAATCCTAAGTAATTCGATGTCACGTGCACTTTATGATAATGAGCTGCAGGGCTCGAGAGCGGAAATTGGAGTAGCAGAAGATGTAGGCATATATGATATGATGGTTGAAGATAATGGAGATACCTTGGTGCTTTGTTACCAGTGCCAGTGTG CAGTCTTAGCCAGAAAGAGAATGGGTTCTGGTGAAGGAAGGCCCCATTGGAGTGTCTATGATGGCGTGAAGGTTATCCCCTCAACGCCTGAAGCACTCATGGCAGCAATGAACACAGCCATTGCTAATCTGGAATATTCACGTGCTACTGCCCTCCTCGAGTCAAAATCTTCTTCCCAGTCAAAAATCAAGAGGTCTGATGTAAGTGTGGGCCGTGTGGCTGCTCAATATGATGCCAGATTGGCTGATGAGGCTTACAAGGCAGGATGTGCGGCGTTGGCTGCTGGCAAGCTTGATGAGGCTTTGCAATCTTTGAATGTCTCTCTCTCGAAATGCCCTCCCAACAAGACTTCAGCTGTTGCTAAGCTTCAGTCCCTTATTTCTCTCACATCTCAGCAACTGCAAAAATCCTCCAAGTGA
- the LOC119984013 gene encoding probable pectin methyltransferase QUA3, whose product MGHVNLPASKRNPRQWKLLDLVTASFFALVLLFLLLVFTPLGDSMAASGRQSLLLSSSDPRQRNRLVALVEARQHPQPIEACSAEEVDHMPCEDPRRNSQLSREMNFYRERHCPKPEDTPLCLIPSPPGYRIPVQWPESLHKIWHANMPHNKIADRKGHQGWMKEEGPYFIFPGGGTMFPEGAIPYIEKLSQYIPIKGGTLRTALDMGCGVASFGGYLLNEGILAVSFAPRDSHKSQIQFALERGIPAFVAMLGTRRLPFPAFSFDFVHCSRCLIPFTAYNATYFVEVDRLLRPGGYLVISGPPVQWPKQDKEWADLQGVARALCYELIAVDGNTVIWKKPAGDSCLPNQNEFGLELCDQSDDPIYAWYFKLKTCTIRTSSVKGQYAVGTIPKWPDRLTKTPSRAMVLKNGIDVFEADTRRWARRLAYYKNSLNVKLGTSSIRNIMDMNAFFGGFAAALVSDPVWVMNVVPARKSSTLSVIYDRGLIGVYHDWCEPFSTYPRTYDLIHVAGIDSLIKSPGPPGSSKNRCNLVDLMVEIDRMLRPEGTVIVRDSPEVIDRVGRMAHAVRWTITIHEKEPESQGREKILVATKTFWKLPSTSH is encoded by the exons ATGGGACATGTAAACTTGCCTGCATCGAAGCGAAACCCTAGGCAATGGAAGCTTTTGGACCTCGTCACCGCTTCTTTCTTTGCCCTTGTGTTGCTGTTTCTGCTCTTAGTCTTCACTCCCCTCGGCGACTCGATGGCGGCATCGGGGCGGCAGTCTCTGCTACTTTCCTCGTCGGATCCACGGCAGCGCAACCGCCTTGTGGCTTTGGTTGAGGCCAGGCAGCATCCGCAGCCCATCGAGGCTTGCTCCGCTGAGGAAGTGGACCATATGCCTTGCGAGGATCCCAGGCGTAACAGTCAGCTCAGCAGGGAAATGAATTTTTACCGGGAACGGCACTGTCCCAAGCCTGAGGATACGCCGCTCTGCTTGATCCCGTCGCCTCCTGGGTACAGGATACCGGTACAGTGGCCCGAGAGTCTGCACAAG ATATGGCATGCCAACATGCCGCACAACAAGATTGCTGACAGGAAAGGTCACCAAGGATGGATGAAAGAAGAAGGCCCGTACTTCATATTCCCTGGTGGAGGCACAATGTTTCCTGAGGGAGCCATTCCATACATTGAGAAACTTTCACAGTATATCCCTATAAAAGGTGGAACTCTTAGGACTGCCCTTGACATGGGATGTGGT GTTGCCAGTTTTGGAGGGTATCTGCTAAATGAAGGCATTTTAGCCGTATCATTTGCTCCAAGAGATTCGCATAAGTCACAGATTCAATTTGCTCTGGAAAGAGGAATCCCAGCATTTGTTGCCATGCTTGGCACTCGCAGACTCCCATTTCCTGCATTCTCTTTTGACTTTGTGCATTGCTCCAGATGTTTAATCCCTTTTACAGCCTATA ATGCAACTTATTTCGTTGAAGTGGACCGATTACTTCGCCCCGGAGGATATCTTGTCATCTCTGGACCCCCAGTGCAGTGGCCAAAGCAAGATAAGGAATGGGCGGATCTCCAGGGTGTAGCTAGAGCATTATGTTATGAGCTGATTGCTGTCGATGGAAACACTGTCATCTGGAAAAAACCTGCTGGAGATTCTTGCTTACCCAACCAAAATGAGTTTGGCCTGGAATTATGTGATCAGTCGGATGATCCAATTTATGCATG GTACTTCAAGTTGAAAACTTGTACAATTAGGACTTCTTCTGTTAAGGGACAATATGCTGTAGGGACAATTCCTAAATGGCCAGACAGGCTTACAAAAACACCTTCAAGGGCCATGGTCTTGAAAAATGGAATTGACGTGTTTGAAGCTGACACGCGACGATGGGCTAGGAGGCTAGCTTACTACAAGAATTCTTTGAACGTGAAGCTTGGGACTTCCTCAATCCGCAATATCATGGACATGAATGCATTCTTTGGAGGTTTTGCTGCAGCATTGGTGTCTGATCCTGTCTGGGTGATGAATGTTGTTCCTGCACGCAAGTCATCAACTCTGAGTGTAATATATGACCGAGGCCTTATTGGAGTCTATCATGATTG GTGTGAGCCTTTCTCTACGTATCCCCGCACATATGATCTCATCCATGTGGCTGGCATTGACTCACTAATAAAAAGTCCAGGACCTCCAGGTTCAAGCAAAAACAG GTGTAACCTTGTGGATTTAATGGTGGAGATAGACAGAATGTTGCGTCCAGAAGGAACGGTAATCGTTCGAGATTCCCCTGAAGTTATTGACCGTGTAGGTCGTATGGCTCATGCTGTAAGGTGGACAATCACCATACACGAGAAAGAACCTGAATCTCAAGGAAGAGAAAAGATTCTTGTTGCAACCAAAACCTTTTGGAAGCTACCCTCAACATCCCACTGA
- the LOC119984695 gene encoding uncharacterized protein LOC119984695 isoform X3 has protein sequence MLVGKNSIQETYYDILHVKEDASYKEIRGSRAEIGVAEDVGIYDMMVEDNGDTLVLCYQCQCVAVLARKRMGSGEGRPHWSVYDGVKVIPSTPEALMAAMNTAIANLEYSRATALLESKSSSQSKIKRSDVSVGRVAAQYDARLADEAYKAGCAALAAGKLDEALQSLNVSLSKCPPNKTSAVAKLQSLISLTSQQLQKSSK, from the exons ATGCTTGTTGGAAAAAATTCCATCCAGGAAACCTATTATGATATTCTTCATGTAAAAGAAGATGCAAGTTACAAAGAAATACGC GGCTCGAGAGCGGAAATTGGAGTAGCAGAAGATGTAGGCATATATGATATGATGGTTGAAGATAATGGAGATACCTTGGTGCTTTGTTACCAGTGCCAGTGTG TAGCAGTCTTAGCCAGAAAGAGAATGGGTTCTGGTGAAGGAAGGCCCCATTGGAGTGTCTATGATGGCGTGAAGGTTATCCCCTCAACGCCTGAAGCACTCATGGCAGCAATGAACACAGCCATTGCTAATCTGGAATATTCACGTGCTACTGCCCTCCTCGAGTCAAAATCTTCTTCCCAGTCAAAAATCAAGAGGTCTGATGTAAGTGTGGGCCGTGTGGCTGCTCAATATGATGCCAGATTGGCTGATGAGGCTTACAAGGCAGGATGTGCGGCGTTGGCTGCTGGCAAGCTTGATGAGGCTTTGCAATCTTTGAATGTCTCTCTCTCGAAATGCCCTCCCAACAAGACTTCAGCTGTTGCTAAGCTTCAGTCCCTTATTTCTCTCACATCTCAGCAACTGCAAAAATCCTCCAAGTGA